AGTTAAGGCTTCCTCAGGGTTTTACTATAGACCTGGTAACCGCAAGAAGAGAGACCTATACTGGAGTTGCCAGTTTACCCATAGTTGAGCCTGCTGACCATAAGGCAGATATCCTGCGCAGAGACTTTACCATAAATGCCCTTATCTATGGGCTTACCCTACCCTTTGAGGAAGAGGTGGTTGATCTTGTATCAGGACTAAAGGATCTTAGCGAAGGTAAAATTTGTCCCCTCCACAGGGATTCCTTTATTGAGGATCCAACCAGGGCCTTTAGAGGAGTGCGCTATAAAGTAAGGCTTTCCTTTAATTATGCTGGTGACTTTTATCTTGCCTTAGAGAGGGCCAAAGAAGTTGAGGCCTTTGAAAAATTAAGTCCTCCAAGACTTGCGCAGGAGCTTAAATTATTCTTTTCCAAGGAGCCCTTAGAAAATCTTTTTAAGCTTATTGAGGACTCAGATGCCCTTAACTTATTTGAATTGAGTCTTCTTAAAAAACGAGCCCTAAAATCTTCTGATATAGACATTCTTGGCTTGGCTATTAAAGAACTCAAACCAAAAGATAGGGAAAAGTTTTTTTTGCTTTTTTTGATTGAGTTGGAGGAAAAAAGTCTTGCAAGACTTGGCTTTTTTCCTCCAGAAAGAGAAAAAATTCTTAAAGTTTACAAAATTTTTACCAAAGAGTATCTTGA
This window of the Caldimicrobium thiodismutans genome carries:
- a CDS encoding tRNA nucleotidyltransferase/poly(A) polymerase family protein; protein product: MKTQHLPWKEFSRYLEVPEQGLNFLKEAKELASEKGFFLYLAGGPVRDALLKRASRDLDLVLEGNWEVLLPELLAKTKGELLFKSQFLTYKLRLPQGFTIDLVTARRETYTGVASLPIVEPADHKADILRRDFTINALIYGLTLPFEEEVVDLVSGLKDLSEGKICPLHRDSFIEDPTRAFRGVRYKVRLSFNYAGDFYLALERAKEVEAFEKLSPPRLAQELKLFFSKEPLENLFKLIEDSDALNLFELSLLKKRALKSSDIDILGLAIKELKPKDREKFFLLFLIELEEKSLARLGFFPPEREKILKVYKIFTKEYLENLDILERVEAFEKLPSYVLLRLALEENLRHTIMEFWNTLRHIKPHLSGHDLKALGVEEGKKVGLILREIRRRKLKGEIKTLKEEKELVKALLFRDF